In one Lachnospiraceae bacterium GAM79 genomic region, the following are encoded:
- a CDS encoding response regulator transcription factor: MANEKILLVEDDFALAMGTEYTLKTENYEVVKASNLAEAKALLQPDIDLVLLDVMLPDGNGYDFCRYIREHDNYVPVIFLTAVSDEVNLVQGLELGADDYIAKPYRVKELLTRIAVILRRQKYNSDTKEKKEETEADIIFGHTRLDNRLYKIYQKERNVDCTPSEFRLLKELVTHADQVLTRKQLIERLWDVDEAFVDDNTLSVYIKRLRDKLEEDAVYIQTVRGIGYTFSLGNSTNK; encoded by the coding sequence ATGGCAAATGAAAAGATTTTGTTGGTGGAAGATGATTTTGCACTTGCAATGGGAACAGAATATACATTAAAAACTGAAAATTACGAAGTCGTGAAAGCCTCGAATCTGGCAGAAGCGAAAGCACTGTTACAGCCGGACATTGATCTTGTATTATTAGACGTGATGCTTCCGGATGGAAATGGCTATGATTTTTGCCGATATATAAGAGAACATGATAATTATGTTCCTGTCATATTCCTGACGGCGGTTTCTGATGAGGTGAATCTGGTACAGGGGTTGGAACTTGGGGCAGATGATTATATTGCAAAGCCTTATCGCGTAAAAGAACTTCTGACAAGGATTGCAGTTATCTTGCGTCGGCAGAAATATAATTCCGATACAAAAGAAAAGAAGGAAGAAACGGAAGCGGACATTATATTCGGACATACAAGACTTGATAACAGGCTTTATAAGATTTATCAGAAAGAACGAAATGTAGACTGTACACCGAGCGAATTCCGTTTATTAAAAGAACTGGTGACACATGCGGATCAAGTACTTACCAGAAAACAGCTGATTGAACGGCTATGGGATGTAGATGAAGCATTCGTAGATGATAATACCTTGTCTGTTTATATCAAACGTCTGCGCGATAAGCTGGAAGAGGATGCGGTCTACATTCAGACTGTCCGCGGAATCGGCTATACCTTTTCATTAGGCAATTCAACTAATAAGTAA
- the bioB gene encoding biotin synthase BioB, which produces MMKKEELKELEERIVNGYRISREEAGLLMEADLTELSEAADRIRLHFCGNVCDVCSVAAVKVGQCSEDCLYCAQSTRAKDKVPAECVLGEKVLTDIAVQDKCRGSYRYGLVSVGRRLSKKEVELAVSNVADIRKTADIHVCASLGMLDKEDFTKLHEAGMTMVHNNMETSDEFFKTLCTTHTSDDKRKSIRAAKAAGMKVCSGGLIGLGETLSDRIDLAFSLRELDVDSVPINMLNPIPGTYFEHQEPMKEDEFLRTVAIFRFVLPDTFIRLAAGRAFLPDNGKAALRVGANAVISGDFLTTTGITFETDLQMIREQGYEVGAPKPGSRMDF; this is translated from the coding sequence GGAAAGAATAGTGAATGGTTATCGCATCAGCAGAGAGGAAGCCGGATTGCTTATGGAAGCTGACCTGACAGAGCTATCTGAAGCAGCAGACCGGATACGACTGCATTTTTGTGGAAATGTCTGTGATGTCTGTTCTGTGGCGGCGGTCAAGGTAGGACAATGCAGCGAGGATTGTCTGTACTGTGCACAGTCAACAAGAGCAAAGGATAAAGTTCCGGCAGAATGTGTGCTGGGCGAGAAGGTATTGACGGATATAGCGGTTCAGGATAAGTGCAGAGGCTCTTATCGTTATGGACTGGTGTCTGTTGGCAGGCGACTGTCGAAAAAAGAGGTAGAGCTTGCTGTTTCAAATGTTGCGGATATAAGAAAAACTGCGGATATCCATGTGTGCGCATCCCTTGGTATGTTGGATAAGGAGGATTTCACGAAGCTGCATGAAGCAGGGATGACGATGGTTCATAATAATATGGAGACATCGGATGAATTCTTTAAGACCTTATGTACTACGCACACCTCAGATGATAAGAGAAAAAGCATCCGTGCGGCGAAAGCAGCCGGCATGAAGGTGTGCAGTGGCGGGCTGATCGGACTGGGAGAGACACTTTCTGATCGAATTGATCTGGCATTTTCCTTGAGAGAGCTGGATGTGGATTCTGTTCCGATCAATATGTTGAATCCGATTCCGGGAACTTATTTTGAGCATCAGGAACCGATGAAAGAAGATGAATTTCTTCGTACGGTTGCAATCTTTCGGTTTGTTCTGCCGGATACATTTATCCGCTTGGCTGCCGGAAGGGCATTTTTGCCTGATAATGGAAAGGCGGCACTTCGAGTCGGTGCAAATGCGGTTATCAGCGGTGACTTTCTGACAACGACAGGAATTACATTTGAGACAGATCTGCAGATGATACGTGAGCAGGGGTATGAGGTCGGAGCACCAAAGCCCGGCAGCCGCATGGACTTTTAA
- a CDS encoding fibronectin type III domain-containing protein: MKKLVTTILCGMLTGLAAFSMPKNAGHVSAQTAYTYQSQSGVSASGSHTDSSYEDAINTMVANGTFDRSSLTDAQVAYINQKYGEDPEAFSELQKQSDYNSSPSLAAINTGSYSHDSQFDGYDVIDGIDISRWQGKIDWKKVKADGVKFAIIRVALRTTESGVLEADALYKENLQGAIDAGLDVGVYIYSQAISTAEAKAEADFTMNLLKGYDINLPIVMDFEYYTGNTGRLARAHLSVAQATTICNAFCKEVESKNYTAMVYANKSLLTNDVNSNAIAKNYQIWLAQYPGWDSATGSIHASFDGKYSYWQYTSSGSVDGIAGRVDMNFRYVKKPAAVKNLTRKTASMLSITLKWNKVPYAYGYQIYRLNKETGKYEKIGKTTGASKTTYIDKDLEINTLYSYQVRAYYKLKDGNYYGAYSTPVHATTQKKTVTNAAVSKKAETSLTITWDAQTEVSGYRISRLNASTGKYETAAYVEGASSNTWKDTDLNCGTSYSYKVRAYYVEDGKKAYFDYSNVATGNTKPGKVSDVTVSATKNSATIRWNPQVNVSGYKIYVKNDANKWSHLKTIKNKNTTSFTHTGLTGNKEYTYSVIAYYTKSGKNTNTDRSDSVTVLTKPAAVKNFKAETIKADTVKLTWKKESNIDGYRLYVKEDVAGSSWTKIATITSAKTTTFTQSGLTSNNGYKFQIKSYRKYNGKTYTGESVTTSAKVIPQKVTNVKVKSYGSKQLLSWEPIKGVNGYYIYRYDTKAKKYKKIKTINNGTQFIYCINAKASSKYKYHVTAFNKIGKTVYKGKRSAAASTVKTTQKVKVACGVLNVRKGANTSSKILTTVTNGKTLTVKGIRTSRGTNWYKVSFKKGRKSYTGYVSADYVNLK, from the coding sequence TTGAAAAAACTAGTCACAACCATCCTGTGCGGTATGCTTACCGGCCTTGCAGCATTCTCTATGCCAAAAAATGCCGGACATGTATCCGCACAGACAGCTTATACCTATCAATCACAATCCGGCGTTTCCGCTTCCGGCAGCCATACGGACTCATCTTATGAAGACGCAATCAACACTATGGTTGCAAACGGAACCTTTGATCGTTCGTCCCTGACGGATGCACAGGTTGCATATATCAATCAGAAATACGGCGAAGATCCTGAGGCATTCAGCGAACTGCAGAAACAGTCAGATTATAACAGCAGTCCATCTCTCGCAGCCATCAACACCGGCAGTTATTCCCATGACAGCCAGTTCGACGGCTACGATGTGATCGATGGTATCGACATCTCCAGATGGCAAGGAAAAATTGACTGGAAAAAAGTAAAAGCAGATGGTGTCAAATTTGCGATCATCCGTGTAGCGCTTCGCACAACAGAATCCGGTGTACTGGAAGCAGATGCATTATATAAGGAAAACTTACAAGGTGCTATCGACGCGGGTCTGGATGTAGGCGTCTATATCTACTCACAGGCAATCAGCACAGCGGAAGCCAAAGCGGAAGCTGACTTTACAATGAACCTGCTCAAGGGTTATGACATCAACCTTCCTATTGTTATGGATTTTGAATATTATACAGGCAACACCGGCAGACTTGCACGCGCACATCTAAGTGTTGCTCAGGCAACAACGATCTGCAATGCTTTCTGTAAAGAGGTGGAAAGCAAGAATTATACCGCTATGGTATATGCCAACAAATCCTTACTTACAAATGATGTGAATTCAAATGCGATCGCAAAGAACTACCAGATCTGGCTCGCCCAGTATCCGGGATGGGACAGTGCGACCGGAAGCATTCATGCATCATTTGATGGTAAGTACTCCTACTGGCAGTACACATCTTCCGGTTCCGTCGATGGAATCGCAGGCAGAGTCGATATGAACTTCCGTTATGTCAAGAAACCTGCCGCTGTCAAGAACCTGACAAGAAAGACCGCCAGCATGTTAAGTATAACTTTGAAATGGAATAAGGTTCCATATGCTTACGGCTATCAGATCTATCGTTTGAATAAAGAAACCGGAAAGTATGAGAAGATCGGCAAAACAACCGGTGCCTCAAAGACGACCTACATCGACAAGGATCTCGAGATCAATACTTTATACAGTTATCAGGTCCGCGCTTATTATAAGTTGAAGGATGGCAACTATTATGGTGCATATTCCACTCCGGTACATGCAACCACACAGAAAAAGACAGTTACAAATGCAGCTGTATCCAAAAAGGCAGAGACATCCCTCACAATAACATGGGACGCGCAGACAGAAGTCAGCGGCTACCGGATCTCCAGATTGAATGCGTCAACCGGAAAATATGAAACCGCTGCCTATGTAGAGGGCGCTTCTTCAAACACATGGAAAGACACAGATCTTAACTGTGGTACTTCTTATTCATATAAGGTTCGTGCCTACTATGTAGAAGACGGCAAAAAAGCTTATTTTGATTACTCAAATGTCGCAACAGGAAACACAAAACCGGGCAAGGTATCCGATGTAACGGTATCTGCAACAAAGAATTCCGCTACAATCCGCTGGAATCCACAGGTAAATGTATCCGGCTATAAGATCTATGTGAAAAACGATGCAAATAAATGGTCACATCTCAAAACGATCAAGAACAAAAATACAACATCCTTCACACACACAGGTTTAACCGGCAATAAAGAATATACTTATTCCGTCATTGCTTACTATACAAAGAGCGGCAAAAATACAAACACCGATCGTTCCGATTCCGTAACAGTACTGACCAAACCGGCAGCTGTTAAGAATTTCAAAGCCGAAACCATCAAGGCTGACACCGTGAAGCTGACATGGAAGAAGGAAAGCAATATCGACGGCTACCGTCTGTATGTAAAAGAAGATGTAGCCGGTTCTTCATGGACAAAGATCGCAACGATCACATCTGCAAAAACTACAACATTTACACAGAGTGGTCTTACATCCAATAACGGCTATAAGTTCCAGATCAAATCATACAGGAAATATAACGGCAAGACGTACACCGGTGAAAGTGTTACAACATCCGCAAAGGTAATTCCCCAAAAGGTAACAAATGTAAAGGTTAAGAGCTATGGCTCCAAACAACTCCTGTCATGGGAACCTATCAAAGGTGTGAATGGCTACTACATTTATCGTTATGATACTAAAGCAAAGAAATATAAGAAGATCAAAACGATCAACAATGGAACCCAGTTCATCTACTGTATAAATGCAAAGGCATCATCCAAATATAAATATCATGTTACTGCATTTAACAAGATCGGAAAAACTGTATATAAAGGAAAGCGTTCCGCTGCCGCTTCAACTGTAAAAACAACTCAGAAGGTTAAAGTTGCATGCGGTGTATTAAATGTAAGAAAGGGTGCAAATACAAGCAGCAAGATCCTGACAACCGTTACAAACGGCAAAACGCTCACTGTAAAGGGCATCCGCACAAGCCGCGGCACAAACTGGTATAAAGTTTCCTTTAAAAAGGGACGCAAAAGCTACACCGGCTATGTATCCGCAGACTATGTAAACCTTAAATAA